The genomic stretch TTTATAGAAGATATTTCCAACCTCAAATAAAGCTCCGTTTTTATGTCTATGATTTTGATTATAAAGAACACTATTTAAAAGAGATACCAATGTAGTAGGTCTTAAAACGTCCATCTCAGTTGTAAGAGGATTAACAACTTTGATTAATTTTTCTTCTTCTATTCCTATTGATTTAAATATATTACTGTCGCCCATAGAATACTGTTTAGTTTCATAAAGTCCGTAAGAAGCCATTCTATGTTTAACAAAACTTACTTCTTTATAATCAGTTTTTATAGGATTACATTTTATATGCGGTACATTTGATTCTATATTATTATATCCATAAACTCTGGCTATTTCTTCTATCAAGTCTTCAGCAATAGACAAATCATGTCTGTAGCTAGGTATTTCAACTTTTAAATTATTTTCACCAAGTGCAACAGCCTTAAAACCATATCTTTTAAATATAGAAGATATCTCCATTTTACTCATATTAAGACCTAAATATCTTTTTACAAGTCCGCAGTCAAAGACTATAATAGTGGAGTCAAATTGTCTTACATTAAGTTCTTTTGACCTTGAAGCTATTTTACAGCTGTTATCCAAAGTAACTATTAAATCAACTACCCTATTTAAAGCTGCCAGAGTTAATGTATGATCTATCTCTCTTTCAAATCTGTATGAAGCATCTGTTTTTGTATTGGTAACTATAGTAGATTTTTTTACTGCTATATGATCAAAACAAGCACTTTCTATTAAAATAGTTTTGGTTTCAGGCTCTATTTTTGTAGCATCGCCTCCCATAACTCCTGCAACACCTATAGGCTTTTCACTGTCTGCTATAACCAAAACTTCATCAGTAAGTTCAACATCTCTTCCGTCAAGTAATTTTATTTTCTCTCCATTTACAGCATTTCTTACTATAATTTTACCATCTTTAACCTTATCAAAATCATAAGCATGCAAAGGCTGACCATATTCCAACATAACATAATTGGTAACATCTACTATATTATTAATAGGGTTAATACCGCACATTATAAGTCTTTTCTGCATCCAGTCCGGAGAAGGACCAACAGTTATATCTTTTATGAGCCTTCCTACATATTTGTAGCAGCTTTCCTGATTTTCTACAGTTATATCAATATTTCCGCCGGCAGCATCATAAGTATTAACAGAAGGAATGCTTACTCTTCTTTCTAATACCAAAGAACATTCACGGGCAAACCCTATAATACTTACTAAATCTCCTCTATTTGCCGTAATTTCTACATTAAATATATGATCCGTAGTTCCTACTATTGTAGAAAGAGAATTTCCTAAAATACTGTCTTTATCAGCATTAACTTTTTCTATATCATCATCAAGTATCCAAATACCATAAACGCCTTCTATTTCTTCGTATCCTAATTCTGTTCTTGAACATATCATACCATTACTTTCAAAACCGCGTATAGAGGCTTTTTTTATAGTAAGTCCGTTAGGTAGTTTGGCACCTATCATAGCAATAGGAACATATATACCTTCTCTTACATTAGGAGCTCCGCATACTATTGAGAGTGTATCACCATCACCTACATCAACTTTACAAACACTTAACTTATCCGCATCAGGGTGCTTATGAACAGATATTATTTTACCAATAATAACACTTGGTATATCTCCCCCTGTAGTTTCTATTGAAGAAATTTCACTTCCTGCAAGCGTTATTTTTTTGGCGATTTCTTCTACAGTAAAACCGTCTAAATTAACAAATTCTTTAAGCCAACTTAATGGAACTCTCATTATTATATCCTCTATATTAATTCACTTATAAATCTATATTAAAAATACTTGAAACATTAAATATTAATTACCATTGTTTTAAGAAATCTATATCATTTTCATAGAACATTCTTATATCGGTTATACCATACTTAATCATAGCCACACGTTCTATGCCCATTCCGAAAGCAAAACCTGTATATTTAGTTATGTCATAGCCTACATGTTTAAATACATTAGGGTGTATCATACCTGCTCCCATAAGTTCAAGCCAGCCTTCACCTCCGCAAGTTTTACATCCGCTGCCGCCGCATATTACACAGGTAGCACTCAAGTCCGCACCGGGTTCAACAAATGGAAAATAATCTGGTCTTAATCTTATCTGTGTTTTATCTCCAAACATTCTTTTACAGAATAATTCAAGGATTCCTTTCAAATCATTAAAACTTATACCGCTATCAACCATAATACCTTCTACTTGATGAAATACTGGAGAATGCTTTGAGTCTATGGCATCTCTTCTAGCACATTTACCGGGAGAAACAACAGCTATAGGAGGAGGAGTTTCAAGCATTGTCCTTATCTGCATGCCTGATGTATGAGTTCTTAGTACATTTTCTTTAGAAATAAAGAAAGAATCATGGCTGTCTCTTGAAGGGTGATAATAAGGTATATTTAAAGCTTCAAAATTATGAAAATCATCTTCTATTTCATTACCTTCAACTACTCTGAAACCTATTTCAGTTAAAATAGATACTATTTCTTCTTCTACGCTTGTAAGAAGATTGACGCTTGCTGCTTTAGGTCTTCTGCCCGGCATAGTAATATCTATTTTATTTTTCTCTAGAGATAAAAGGAATTCTCTATCTGAAATTTCATTTTTCTTTTCAGACAAAGCATTTTCACAATAGTTTTTTATTTCATTAATCTTTTTTCCAAACTCTTTTTTTTCTTCGATATTTTCTATAGATGATAAGCTTTTTAAAAGTTCTGTAATTTTTCCTTTACGTCCAAGATAATGAATTCTTATGTCATCTATTTCTGACTGAGTATTAGCATTTTCTATACTGTTTTTTAAAAAGCTGTAAAGCTCCTCTAAATTATCCATTGTTTTTCCCTAAACTAAAATTAACTGTTATATTATAATATAACATAAAATTATTTTCAATACAATAAAAATACTATAATAAATTAGTGAAATTTATAGAGAATAATTTACACAATTTTTTTAATATTTTCAATAAAAATTCTTGATTTTTCCAAAATATTTTCATTAATATCGTTAAAAATATAAATAGATATAACATTTTTTACGTCTTTTTAAAAATTTAATAGTATTTTAGTATATGTTGTATAATAAAACTATTTTAATAATTATTTACAGTGATCTAAAACATAGCCAGCATGGCTTTACTCCTAAGCAGACAGTCAATGCTTCGACACACGCAGTTCTTTTGCGTGACCTTACTAGGCAGACAGAAGGAAATACCGTTAAATATAGCATACTAACTTAAGAGATAACCATATACAATAAAGAACGGGATTTTTTAAGCTTAAATATGTAATTTATATAACACATATAAAACACTTGCTTAGCAATAATAAATATTATGCATTTTAATAATAAAATTATGAACTTACAAAAAAATATTACTTTAATATGTTTTGAAACAAGTATAATTTTTTTACTAGTAGTTTAGAATACTCTATATTAGTATCTAAATTTTACCGCTTTTATACAAAATAAAATCAGCATATAATAATAAAATAATATAATTAAAAAATCGTAATTTATATTTTTTATAAACAAAAAACTATTTGCAAATATAATAAAAAATATATATATTAATAGATAGTAAAAATATATTGGAGAACATATGAAAATATTAGGTATAGATACTTCCTGTGATGATACTTCTGCTGCTATAGTTGAAGATGGAAATAAAGTTTTATCATCAGTATTAAGCTCATCAATAGACGCTCACAAAGATTTTCAAGGCGTAGTTCCAGAAATTGCAGCAAGAAAACATTTGGAAGCTATACTTTATGTAATAGACAAAGCTGTAAAAGATGCTGATACATCATTAGATAAAATAGATTTATTTGCAGTTACAAACAGACCGGGACTTTTAGGTTCTCTTCTTGTGGGAGTAGGAAGTGCAAAATCTTTGGCTTTTTCACTAAATAAACCATTACTAGCATTAGACCATATAGCAGCACATATTTATTCACCTCATCTTACAAATAATATAGAGTTTCCATATATAGCATTGGTTGTATCTGGGGGGCATACTATAATAACAGAAGTTCATGACTACGGAGAATATAAGGTTGTAGGCACAACATTAGATGATGCTGTAGGCGAAGCTTTTGATAAAGTAGCCAAGTTTTTAAATCTAGGATATCCGGGGGGACCTATAATAGACAAACTTGCAAAAGAAGGAAATAAAGAAGCCATAAAATACCCTGTTATTTTACTTAATGGTATAGATGAATATAATTTCTCATACAGCGGGCTTAAAACAGCATGTGTATACTCCACAAAAAAATATTTAAAAGAAGGATGCGAAGCTACAAATGAAAATATAGCTGCCGCCTTTCAAATAAGTGCCATAGAGCCTTTATATATAAAAACTCTCAAATATGTTCAAAAAAGCGGTATAAAAAGAGTTACATTATCTGGAGGTGTTGCCTGCAATAGTTATCTTCGTGAGAGATTTGGAAACTCAAAAGATTTTGAATGCTATCTTCCAGCTTTAAAATATACTACCGACAATGCCGCTATGGTAGCAGGACTTGCATACTATATGAAAGATAAAGAAAGTTTTGCCGACTATAATTTGGACTGCTCTTCTAGGGTGCTTAATAAAAAGTATAATAAGAACAAGAGTATTAAATAGTATTTTTTGAATTTATAATTAAGGCTTTACCATTACAAATTAAGTAATTAAGTAAAGCCTTATTTTTTTATTAAAAAATTTATATTATTTGTTTTATTTATTTTTCAATAAGCCATTCATCACCATATTTTTTAACCTCTAAAATTACAGACTCTCCAGCCTCATTACTTATGCATAGAGAATCTCCATCATAATTTACTATATCTTTAAGCGTCATTTCATTAGTTATAATATTAAGATAATAATCAATTTCCTGAGCAGCTAAAAACCAGTCTGCTTCCATACCCTCAACAGCTCCGTCATTTTGTTTATTTTCTTCCAAATAATTTTTTATTTCTTCAAAACGATTTTCTAAATTTTTAATATAATTGTCAGAAAAATATCCTGAATTTTCAAATTTAGCTATATAGAGATATACATTCTCCATGTTAATCTCATAATATCCGCCGCCCTCAAAATCAAAATCTACAATTTTATTAAAAATATCATTTAATTCACTGTAATTTTCAGCATACCATCTGCAAGCATTATAATACGCTTTTTCTTTAGTGCTTTTATCATCATCATTTATTATTTCAGGAGCTTTTTTATATATACCAGTAAATCCATAGCTTCCGTTAGGTTCTGTTACCATAATAGTATCAGCACTTATAGGCTGAATAGATATAATATAACCTCCATCAGCACCTACAACCTCTTCATAATCTAAAGTCTGAGAACCTATACCGCAATAAGGTTCAACATACTGATTTTCTGATAATACCATTTTATCTGTATCTGTACTTTGAATATTAGTTACTGTCTGTCCGTTTTCATCTGTAGTTATGTTAATAGCATAGAAATAAAATGTTCCGTCATCATTTTTCTTTAATTCTATAGAAGAATTATTATTTGAATATACACCATCAAAATTATAATTATTAATATCTCCTACTTCTTCTGGTTTGTAGTCTGATTCTGATATTAATATACCTCTTGATATTCTATTGTATTCATCAAAAGTTACATCGGCTTTATTATCATAAGGAAAATTATCAAAGTTGGGATTTTCTTTTACTTCTCTATAATAGTAATTAGAATAATAATTTTCTTTTTCCCATTTACTCATTATAGTTTCATTAGGGTCGCTTTCATATCCTTGATAATTATCTTCATAAAGAATTCCGTTTTTTACTGAAAAGCCTTTATAATTTGCAGCAATATTACTTGGTCCTTTTTCGTACTTATCCTGTATATTATAAAGTTCATAATAATAAGCATTAGTTCCATCTTTTGAAGATTCAAATATATAATTTTTATCTTCTCTATATTTTCCATGCTCAAATACATATTCTATATCGCCGTTATCTTTGAAAGTGTATTTAGCACTGCCGCTTATAATTATTTTATTTTTTACCTTTTCTAAAAATGCTTCATCTGCCTGTGATAATATTTCTACTGTTACTCCTAGTATAGTTTCATTTGACTGCACTGTTTCATTTGTATTGACATTGTTATTAGAAGTAGTTTGATTATCACTTTTATTACCGCATTGAATTATAATTAAAGACATTATTGTAATGAGTAAAAATATTTTCTTCATAGTTTTTCCTTAAATCATATTATAAAAATAAGTATACTATGTAGATGTATTTATTTCAATATAAGTATTATTAATTATGTATACACTAAAAAACTTTATAAAATAAAAAGGCTTTACCAACAAATAATTGATAAAGCCTTTAAATTTCAAAATAAATAAAAATTAATTAGACTGCTTTTTAAATACTCCGCTAAATCCATAGCTTCCATTATTCTCAACTAAAACTAAAGCATCAGAACTTATAGGAGTTATATCTAACATATATGTACCATCAGCACCATAAACTTCACCATACTCCATAGAATTGTCAAATATCTCACAATAAGGCTCAACATACTGATTTTCTGATAATAACATTTTACTAACATCTGTACTTTGAATATTGGTTACTGTTTGTCCATTTTCATCTGTAGTTATGTTAATAGCATAGAAATAAAATGTTCCGTCATCATTTTTCTTTAATTCGATAGAAGCATTATAACCATTTGTATATACATTATCAAAATTATAATTATTAATATCTCCTACTTCTTTTGGTCTGTAATCTGATTTTGATATTAATATGCCTCTTGATATTCTATTATACTCATCGAAAGTTACATCTGCTTTATTCTCATAAGGAAAATTATCAAAATTAGGATTTTCTTTTACTTCTCTGTAGTAGTAATTAGAATAATAATTTTCTTTTTCCCATTTAGTCATTATTGTTTCAATAGGATCGCCCTCATAACCTTGATAATTATCTTCATAAAGAATTCCATTTATTACTGAAAAGCCTTTATAATTTGTAGCTATATTACTTGGTCCTTCTTTGTATCTATCTTGTATATTATAAGTTTCATAATAGTAGGCATTAATTCCATCTTTTGAAGATTCAAAGATATAATTTTTATCTTCTCTATAACTTCCATGCTCAAATACATACTCTATATCACCGTTATCTTTGAAAGTATATTGAGCATTTCCGCCTATTAATATTTTATTTTTTACTTTTTCTAAAAATGATGCATCTTCTTTTGATAATATTTCTGCTGCTGGTATGGTTTCATTTGACTGTACTGACTCATTTGTATTAACAGTATTAGTTTTATTACCGCACTGAATTATAAATAAAGACATAATTGTAATTAATAAAAGTATTTTTTTCATATAATCTCCATAACAAATATAATATAATTAAAAATATATCAACAAAATATTACAATAATCTTGCAACTAAAAGAGTGATATCATCAAATTGAGGAGTTTTTCCTCTGAAAGAAATAGTTTCATTAACTATATCATCAACTAATTCTTTAGCATCATCATAATCATTTTTAAGAATATTTTTAAGTCTTTCTTCGCCATATTCTTCTTCATCTTTATTGAAAGTTTCAGTAATACCATCGGTATATAAAATAATAGTATCTCCATTAGAATAAGAAATCTGCTTATTTTGATATTTAGCATCTTCAATAAATCCTAAAGGCTTACCATGAGTATGCATTTCAAGTATAGAATCTAAAGAACTAATTTGATATTTTTTTAATAAATACTGAGTTAAATGCCCTGCATTAGAGTATGTAAGAGTTTTATTTTCAGTATCAATAACAACTAAGAAACAAGTAACAAACATACCATTATTAGAATCTTTATATATATGCTTATTTGCAGATTCTAATATTTTAGCAGGATCGTCCATCTCAGAAAAATACACTCTTAATATAGAGCGTGTCATAGTCATAAAAAATCCAGCCCCCAAACCTTTACCAGATACATCAGCTATAACAAGAGCATATTTAGCATCACTTATTTTTATATAATCGTAGAAATCACCGCCTACATTTTTACTTGGTATGCTTACCGCTGCTATATCAAATAAACCGTCATTAGGAAACTCTTTAGGAAGTACGCTTTTCTGAAGCTGTTCTGTAAAGTTAATCTCTTCTGTTAGAGATTCTTTTATTTTTGACTCTTCAGATAATAACACATGCATATAATTCTCGCCTATCTGCTGAGCAAGCATTT from Brachyspira murdochii DSM 12563 encodes the following:
- the pheS gene encoding phenylalanine--tRNA ligase subunit alpha encodes the protein MDNLEELYSFLKNSIENANTQSEIDDIRIHYLGRKGKITELLKSLSSIENIEEKKEFGKKINEIKNYCENALSEKKNEISDREFLLSLEKNKIDITMPGRRPKAASVNLLTSVEEEIVSILTEIGFRVVEGNEIEDDFHNFEALNIPYYHPSRDSHDSFFISKENVLRTHTSGMQIRTMLETPPPIAVVSPGKCARRDAIDSKHSPVFHQVEGIMVDSGISFNDLKGILELFCKRMFGDKTQIRLRPDYFPFVEPGADLSATCVICGGSGCKTCGGEGWLELMGAGMIHPNVFKHVGYDITKYTGFAFGMGIERVAMIKYGITDIRMFYENDIDFLKQW
- the pheT gene encoding phenylalanine--tRNA ligase subunit beta, coding for MIMRVPLSWLKEFVNLDGFTVEEIAKKITLAGSEISSIETTGGDIPSVIIGKIISVHKHPDADKLSVCKVDVGDGDTLSIVCGAPNVREGIYVPIAMIGAKLPNGLTIKKASIRGFESNGMICSRTELGYEEIEGVYGIWILDDDIEKVNADKDSILGNSLSTIVGTTDHIFNVEITANRGDLVSIIGFARECSLVLERRVSIPSVNTYDAAGGNIDITVENQESCYKYVGRLIKDITVGPSPDWMQKRLIMCGINPINNIVDVTNYVMLEYGQPLHAYDFDKVKDGKIIVRNAVNGEKIKLLDGRDVELTDEVLVIADSEKPIGVAGVMGGDATKIEPETKTILIESACFDHIAVKKSTIVTNTKTDASYRFEREIDHTLTLAALNRVVDLIVTLDNSCKIASRSKELNVRQFDSTIIVFDCGLVKRYLGLNMSKMEISSIFKRYGFKAVALGENNLKVEIPSYRHDLSIAEDLIEEIARVYGYNNIESNVPHIKCNPIKTDYKEVSFVKHRMASYGLYETKQYSMGDSNIFKSIGIEEEKLIKVVNPLTTEMDVLRPTTLVSLLNSVLYNQNHRHKNGALFEVGNIFYKENDNFVEEKHLSAVMFGLYQEKLWNKDSRPYDFFDMSGIVEELLIKDLKCTDYNLIPKEHKWFIPTMSAEIMIFGERIGIIGRLHPKLLSLFDINTEVYFLDIDIRKTLKLVKERVKKQKLKDIGKYPAVFRDLALVCDNNIEFNKVIKSISRFNNIIQNVDVVDRYVGEQVGEGKQSIAISITYYDPNKTLREEDINNAEKSLLEMLKTRFNISLRS
- the tsaD gene encoding tRNA (adenosine(37)-N6)-threonylcarbamoyltransferase complex transferase subunit TsaD, which gives rise to MKILGIDTSCDDTSAAIVEDGNKVLSSVLSSSIDAHKDFQGVVPEIAARKHLEAILYVIDKAVKDADTSLDKIDLFAVTNRPGLLGSLLVGVGSAKSLAFSLNKPLLALDHIAAHIYSPHLTNNIEFPYIALVVSGGHTIITEVHDYGEYKVVGTTLDDAVGEAFDKVAKFLNLGYPGGPIIDKLAKEGNKEAIKYPVILLNGIDEYNFSYSGLKTACVYSTKKYLKEGCEATNENIAAAFQISAIEPLYIKTLKYVQKSGIKRVTLSGGVACNSYLRERFGNSKDFECYLPALKYTTDNAAMVAGLAYYMKDKESFADYNLDCSSRVLNKKYNKNKSIK